A portion of the Halodesulfovibrio aestuarii DSM 17919 = ATCC 29578 genome contains these proteins:
- a CDS encoding methionine/alanine import family NSS transporter small subunit yields MATSAIIMMVLGLLVTWGGAAFCISVAIRNRDI; encoded by the coding sequence ATGGCTACATCCGCAATCATCATGATGGTACTCGGCCTTCTCGTCACTTGGGGCGGCGCAGCATTCTGCATATCCGTTGCTATCCGCAATCGTGACATCTAG